Proteins encoded in a region of the Raphanus sativus cultivar WK10039 chromosome 8, ASM80110v3, whole genome shotgun sequence genome:
- the LOC108822622 gene encoding putative terpenoid synthase 7 isoform X1 — translation MEDSHSHKNSILCLKNALWAAYKISSRGMKIDLVLTPKHITFVLEYAIGCGLLEHNVVPEDSRRLSFISLHEKMETKAVFGPKLGFHLSLPSRNNLLLPPIIKPHGFPLASFWDTPRKHVCLKATNSTSPTSDGQLSNRKFKKFPPSEWTDYFHSVPLDVSEMDALKREIHTLKPKVKNTLMSSQDTQRILMIYLLVSLGLAYHFEDEIYDILKESFTKIKEMMEHEEDLYTVSIIFWVFRTYGHYISSDVFTRFKESSGDFKEILKGDAKGILSLYEAAHLRTTKDDILSEALSFTSSHLESLVAGGTCPPHLSMHIQNALYLCQRWNMEMLVAVKYIPFYEQEDHDEMLLRFAKISFKLLQLQYIQDLKILTNWWYKEVDIVSKVPPYLKDRLVENYFLVKAAFSEPQVSRARIMLTQYYTILGIIDDTFDRYASLPEAEILANSLERWSPDPAMDKQPEYLKAVLNFILDTFEDFEKELRPEGKPYSVEANIEELKAVVKANFEHAKWAHAAHLPGFEEYMEVAEVEITVYAALAGCFMSLGKMATREAYEWLKSRPRLVKSISLRGRLMDDITGLERGQITNAVNCYMKQYGVTKQDALRELHKIVADNGNIINEELLTTTGMSRLVLKTVMGLAQSVAVCYNGYEGYTFPEGKIKEYMTSLFVDQIRL, via the exons TTTTATATCATTGCatgaaaaaatggaaactaaagcAGTTTTTGGACCAAAACTTGGATTTCATCTTTCTCTTCCTTCTCGGAACAATTTATTACTTCCTCCGATAATCAAACCCCACGGCTTTCCCCTGGCGTCATTTTGGGACACGCCTAGAAAGCATGTTTGTTTAAAGGCCACTAATAGTACTAGTCCGACGTCTGATGGTCAATTAAGTAATCGCAAATTCAAGAAGTTTCCACCCTCTGAATGGACTGATTACTTTCACTCGGTTCCCCTCGATGTCTCT GAAATGGATGCGCTCAAGAGAGAGATTCATACACTAAAGCCGAAAGTGAAGAACACGTTAATGTCTTCCCAAGACACTCAGAGAATCCTTATGATATATTTGTTGGTGAGCCTTGGTCTTGCATATCACTTCGAGGACGAGATCTATGATATTCTAAAAGAGAGTTTCACAAAGATAAAGGAGATGATGGAACACGAAGAAGATTTGTACACAGTTTCCATCATCTTCTGGGTTTTCAGGACATACGGTCACTACATATCTTCTG ATGTCTTTACAAGATTCAAAGAGAGCAGCGGAGACTTCAAAGAAATTCTTAAAGGGGATGCCAAGGGTATCTTGAGCTTATACGAAGCAGCGCACTTGCGGACCACGAAAGATGATATACTGAGCGAAGCGTTGAGCTTCACCTCGAGCCATTTGGAGTCATTAGTTGCAGGTGGGACATGCCCGCCTCATCTTTCAATGCATATACAAAATGCTCTCTATCTGTGTCAGCGTTGGAACATGGAGATGTTAGTCGCTGTGAAATATATCCCATTCTACGAACAAGAAGATCATGATGAGATGCTACTCAGGTTTGCTAAGATCAGTTTCAAGTTACTGCAGCTCCAGTACATTCAAGATCTCAAAATCCTAACAAA CTGGTGGTACAAGGAGGTAGATATTGTATCAAAGGTGCCACCTTACTTAAAAGACAGACTCGTCGAAAATTATTTCTTGGTAAAAGCAGCTTTCTCGGAGCCACAAGTCTCACGTGCAAGGATTATGTTGACTCAGTATTACACCATTTTAGGGATTATAGATGACACATTCGACAGATATGCATCTCTTCCTGAGGCAGAAATCCTTGCCAATAGCTTGGAAAG GTGGTCTCCCGATCCTGCCATGGATAAACAACCTGAATATTTGAAAGCCGTACTAAACTTTATATTGGATACTTTCGAAGATTTTGAAAAAGAACTTAGGCCGGAAGGAAAACCTTACAGTGTGGAAGCCAATATAGAAGAG TTAAAGGCAGTTGTGAAAGCCAATTTTGAGCATGCAAAATGGGCACACGCTGCTCACCTGCCTGGCTTTGAGGAGTACATGGAGGTTGCTGAGGTGGAGATCACAGTGTATGCAGCTTTGGCTGGTTGTTTCATGTCTCTGGGAAAAATGGCTACCAGGGAAGCTTACGAGTGGCTTAAATCGAGGCCAAGACTGGTCAAATCTATATCTCTCAGAGGTCGTCTTATGGATGATATAACCGGTTTAGAA AGAGGACAGATCACAAATGCAGTCAACTGTTATATGAAGCAATATGGAGTTACCAAACAAGATGCTTTAAGAGAGCTTCACAAAATTGTTGCAGATAACGGTAACATAATAAATGAGGAGCTCTTGACGACAACTGGTATGTCACGTTTGGTTCTCAAGACAGTAATGGGTCTTGCACAATCGGTCGCCGTCTGCTACAATGGATATGAAGGATACACTTTCCCGGAAGGAAAAATCAAGGAGTACATGACTTCTTTGTTTGTCGATCAGATTCGTCTTTAA
- the LOC108822622 gene encoding putative terpenoid synthase 7 isoform X2 — protein MEDSHSHKNSILCLKNALWAAYKISSRGMKIDLVLTPKHITFVLEYAIGCGLLEHNVVPEDSRSFISLHEKMETKAVFGPKLGFHLSLPSRNNLLLPPIIKPHGFPLASFWDTPRKHVCLKATNSTSPTSDGQLSNRKFKKFPPSEWTDYFHSVPLDVSEMDALKREIHTLKPKVKNTLMSSQDTQRILMIYLLVSLGLAYHFEDEIYDILKESFTKIKEMMEHEEDLYTVSIIFWVFRTYGHYISSDVFTRFKESSGDFKEILKGDAKGILSLYEAAHLRTTKDDILSEALSFTSSHLESLVAGGTCPPHLSMHIQNALYLCQRWNMEMLVAVKYIPFYEQEDHDEMLLRFAKISFKLLQLQYIQDLKILTNWWYKEVDIVSKVPPYLKDRLVENYFLVKAAFSEPQVSRARIMLTQYYTILGIIDDTFDRYASLPEAEILANSLERWSPDPAMDKQPEYLKAVLNFILDTFEDFEKELRPEGKPYSVEANIEELKAVVKANFEHAKWAHAAHLPGFEEYMEVAEVEITVYAALAGCFMSLGKMATREAYEWLKSRPRLVKSISLRGRLMDDITGLERGQITNAVNCYMKQYGVTKQDALRELHKIVADNGNIINEELLTTTGMSRLVLKTVMGLAQSVAVCYNGYEGYTFPEGKIKEYMTSLFVDQIRL, from the exons TTTTATATCATTGCatgaaaaaatggaaactaaagcAGTTTTTGGACCAAAACTTGGATTTCATCTTTCTCTTCCTTCTCGGAACAATTTATTACTTCCTCCGATAATCAAACCCCACGGCTTTCCCCTGGCGTCATTTTGGGACACGCCTAGAAAGCATGTTTGTTTAAAGGCCACTAATAGTACTAGTCCGACGTCTGATGGTCAATTAAGTAATCGCAAATTCAAGAAGTTTCCACCCTCTGAATGGACTGATTACTTTCACTCGGTTCCCCTCGATGTCTCT GAAATGGATGCGCTCAAGAGAGAGATTCATACACTAAAGCCGAAAGTGAAGAACACGTTAATGTCTTCCCAAGACACTCAGAGAATCCTTATGATATATTTGTTGGTGAGCCTTGGTCTTGCATATCACTTCGAGGACGAGATCTATGATATTCTAAAAGAGAGTTTCACAAAGATAAAGGAGATGATGGAACACGAAGAAGATTTGTACACAGTTTCCATCATCTTCTGGGTTTTCAGGACATACGGTCACTACATATCTTCTG ATGTCTTTACAAGATTCAAAGAGAGCAGCGGAGACTTCAAAGAAATTCTTAAAGGGGATGCCAAGGGTATCTTGAGCTTATACGAAGCAGCGCACTTGCGGACCACGAAAGATGATATACTGAGCGAAGCGTTGAGCTTCACCTCGAGCCATTTGGAGTCATTAGTTGCAGGTGGGACATGCCCGCCTCATCTTTCAATGCATATACAAAATGCTCTCTATCTGTGTCAGCGTTGGAACATGGAGATGTTAGTCGCTGTGAAATATATCCCATTCTACGAACAAGAAGATCATGATGAGATGCTACTCAGGTTTGCTAAGATCAGTTTCAAGTTACTGCAGCTCCAGTACATTCAAGATCTCAAAATCCTAACAAA CTGGTGGTACAAGGAGGTAGATATTGTATCAAAGGTGCCACCTTACTTAAAAGACAGACTCGTCGAAAATTATTTCTTGGTAAAAGCAGCTTTCTCGGAGCCACAAGTCTCACGTGCAAGGATTATGTTGACTCAGTATTACACCATTTTAGGGATTATAGATGACACATTCGACAGATATGCATCTCTTCCTGAGGCAGAAATCCTTGCCAATAGCTTGGAAAG GTGGTCTCCCGATCCTGCCATGGATAAACAACCTGAATATTTGAAAGCCGTACTAAACTTTATATTGGATACTTTCGAAGATTTTGAAAAAGAACTTAGGCCGGAAGGAAAACCTTACAGTGTGGAAGCCAATATAGAAGAG TTAAAGGCAGTTGTGAAAGCCAATTTTGAGCATGCAAAATGGGCACACGCTGCTCACCTGCCTGGCTTTGAGGAGTACATGGAGGTTGCTGAGGTGGAGATCACAGTGTATGCAGCTTTGGCTGGTTGTTTCATGTCTCTGGGAAAAATGGCTACCAGGGAAGCTTACGAGTGGCTTAAATCGAGGCCAAGACTGGTCAAATCTATATCTCTCAGAGGTCGTCTTATGGATGATATAACCGGTTTAGAA AGAGGACAGATCACAAATGCAGTCAACTGTTATATGAAGCAATATGGAGTTACCAAACAAGATGCTTTAAGAGAGCTTCACAAAATTGTTGCAGATAACGGTAACATAATAAATGAGGAGCTCTTGACGACAACTGGTATGTCACGTTTGGTTCTCAAGACAGTAATGGGTCTTGCACAATCGGTCGCCGTCTGCTACAATGGATATGAAGGATACACTTTCCCGGAAGGAAAAATCAAGGAGTACATGACTTCTTTGTTTGTCGATCAGATTCGTCTTTAA